From Paenibacillus polymyxa, the proteins below share one genomic window:
- a CDS encoding restriction endonuclease subunit M, with product MNKYKIDTDKMKPRYIYTYACHETERELCLLELKCLFGQQPVHSSMLSSHLRREPGISPFIHLRLDIIIEADTLEELCEAASMLQLEEGKTFKVLCLKEGDNEADYDERRGIERRIGARIQGQAQMKTPDVILGVIRLGERWLMGICEYSDRSWQERRQKPQNYSTGLPVLVARALVNLAATDLTASKGKSDSLKLLDPCCGMGNVMIEALSMGKDIRGCDINPLAVRGARVNLRHYGYEEDLVKLGDMNMLTGNYDAAILDMPYNLCSVLPADEQKKMLCSLRRLAARTVIVSTEPMATLLSESGWTVMEQCRIYKTGMSREIWICK from the coding sequence ATGAATAAATACAAAATCGATACAGATAAAATGAAACCTCGCTACATATATACCTATGCGTGTCATGAGACCGAGCGTGAATTGTGTCTTTTGGAACTAAAGTGCTTGTTCGGTCAACAGCCTGTGCATAGTTCCATGCTGTCGTCCCATCTTCGGCGGGAGCCAGGGATCAGCCCGTTTATCCATCTTCGTCTGGATATCATCATCGAGGCGGACACGCTGGAGGAGCTATGCGAGGCAGCTTCCATGTTACAGCTTGAGGAAGGAAAGACCTTTAAGGTGCTGTGCCTTAAAGAAGGGGACAATGAGGCTGATTATGACGAGCGGCGCGGGATAGAACGCCGGATTGGTGCACGTATTCAGGGGCAGGCGCAAATGAAGACACCGGATGTAATCCTAGGAGTCATACGATTAGGAGAACGATGGCTAATGGGCATATGCGAGTATAGCGACAGGTCGTGGCAGGAACGTCGTCAGAAGCCGCAAAACTATTCTACTGGACTACCCGTTCTGGTAGCCAGAGCACTTGTGAATTTGGCAGCAACGGATCTAACTGCATCTAAGGGAAAGTCAGACTCCTTGAAACTGCTGGACCCGTGTTGTGGGATGGGCAATGTAATGATTGAGGCATTGAGTATGGGCAAGGATATTCGCGGCTGTGATATCAACCCATTGGCGGTGCGTGGGGCACGAGTGAATTTACGCCATTATGGATATGAAGAAGATCTGGTGAAACTGGGGGATATGAACATGCTCACAGGTAATTATGATGCAGCTATATTGGATATGCCTTATAACCTGTGCTCCGTGCTCCCTGCTGACGAACAAAAAAAGATGCTGTGCAGTCTGAGACGCCTGGCCGCGCGGACAGTGATTGTGAGCACGGAGCCGATGGCAACATTGCTATCCGAGTCAGGCTGGACCGTTATGGAGCAATGCCGTATCTATAAGACAGGTATGAGTCGGGAAATCTGGATCTGTAAGTAG
- a CDS encoding MsnO8 family LLM class oxidoreductase — translation MQPQSLATNSLNLGVLDMVPLLPGNRPEQAVQWAAKLAKQAEAWGYTRYWTSEHHDMEGLASSSPEVLLSHIGAVTTTIQLGVGAILLPHYSPVKVAEWFHLLAALYPGRVELGLGRAPGGGPHASMALSGNFLQHVTELPQKMEALLALLEGTYEYEQIPVFARPMPEQPPALWMLGTNRKSAEYAAQYSTGYVFGQFMSEQQTEEMLSIYRSSFQPSTRMDKPRTMVAVGAVCASTDELAQQWAAQISLGDPAIRASWLVGTPSVITERLRSLQIKYNNDEFLLVTPIPDYEQRLHSYRLIAEVVNGSLDSK, via the coding sequence ATGCAACCTCAGTCTTTAGCTACTAACTCGTTGAATCTCGGTGTGCTTGATATGGTACCGCTGCTGCCCGGCAATCGTCCGGAGCAAGCAGTTCAATGGGCGGCAAAGCTGGCGAAACAGGCGGAAGCATGGGGATATACACGCTACTGGACCTCCGAGCATCACGATATGGAGGGGCTGGCTTCCTCCAGTCCGGAAGTGCTGTTGTCTCATATCGGGGCGGTGACGACGACCATCCAACTGGGGGTGGGGGCTATATTGCTCCCGCATTATAGTCCAGTCAAGGTCGCCGAATGGTTTCATCTGCTGGCTGCTCTATATCCAGGCAGAGTCGAATTGGGTCTGGGTAGGGCCCCTGGCGGGGGGCCTCATGCTTCGATGGCACTGAGCGGCAATTTTCTTCAACATGTGACCGAACTGCCACAGAAGATGGAAGCTCTATTGGCTTTGTTGGAAGGCACATATGAATATGAACAGATCCCCGTGTTTGCCCGTCCAATGCCAGAACAGCCGCCAGCGCTGTGGATGCTGGGTACCAACCGAAAAAGTGCCGAATATGCTGCGCAGTATTCAACGGGCTATGTATTCGGCCAATTTATGAGTGAACAGCAAACGGAAGAAATGCTAAGCATTTACCGCTCCAGCTTTCAGCCGTCCACACGGATGGACAAGCCCCGTACTATGGTTGCTGTAGGAGCAGTATGTGCGTCGACAGATGAGTTGGCGCAGCAATGGGCTGCTCAGATTTCATTAGGCGATCCAGCGATCCGAGCCAGTTGGCTGGTGGGAACACCATCGGTTATTACCGAACGGTTGCGTAGCTTGCAGATCAAATATAATAATGATGAGTTTCTGTTGGTCACGCCCATTCCCGATTATGAGCAGCGCCTTCATTCCTACCGACTAATAGCGGAGGTTGTGAATGGTAGTCTTGATTCCAAATGA
- a CDS encoding deoxyguanosinetriphosphate triphosphohydrolase family protein — MTWQNKREHRQFAEQTRSDASRAAYERDYSRLIHSPTFRRLQGKSQVFGAGTGDYYRTRLTHSLEVAQIAREAARSLLRRHPEVELEQADNAGLIIDPEVVECASIAHDFGHPPFGHKGEEVLDGILDQLIETKVEKISAAGGFTPESKRGLEAYARERQIYEHFEGNAHNFRLIMFLEKRENVDGLNLSDAVLLGINKYPYPGILNKKGLYLHEWEYIRSIREDWGIPDGKKTLEAQLMDLCDDIAYSAHDLEDGIKAGKIEVHEHFLYDPYLIRLITEKITTLEDSFWQGWQLAEIEQKVAAVLSEFLKVWNGKMPICEHDYSRTRREVKAYWVSLFVSSLGVIDDGNWKKVTFVRDGSEDLDMLRTVSVLKSFAWVTMIRDLRVQRLQKRSEWMLRRLWLAFLDPETSKSIIPTDWLQRYERDQAKAKPIWTWEHMVIDYIAGMTDAFAEKIYNELYGLKVGSIYDLD, encoded by the coding sequence ATGACATGGCAAAATAAAAGAGAGCATCGACAATTTGCGGAGCAGACACGAAGCGACGCTTCACGGGCAGCATATGAACGGGATTATTCCCGATTGATCCATTCACCGACTTTCCGTCGGTTGCAGGGTAAATCACAAGTATTTGGCGCAGGCACAGGCGACTATTATCGCACACGGCTAACGCATTCTTTGGAGGTAGCACAAATTGCGCGTGAGGCAGCACGAAGCTTGCTGCGCCGTCATCCAGAGGTAGAATTGGAACAGGCGGATAACGCAGGACTGATCATTGACCCTGAGGTGGTGGAGTGTGCGTCGATCGCACATGACTTTGGGCATCCACCGTTCGGACACAAGGGAGAAGAGGTGCTGGACGGGATTTTGGATCAACTGATTGAGACGAAGGTAGAAAAGATATCCGCTGCTGGTGGCTTTACGCCTGAGTCCAAGCGTGGGCTTGAGGCCTATGCACGCGAGCGACAAATTTATGAGCATTTTGAAGGGAATGCGCACAATTTTCGGCTGATTATGTTTTTGGAGAAGCGTGAGAATGTGGATGGTTTGAATTTGTCGGACGCTGTATTGCTCGGAATCAACAAATACCCGTATCCAGGGATTCTGAACAAAAAAGGGTTGTACCTGCATGAGTGGGAATATATACGTTCTATCCGCGAGGATTGGGGCATCCCTGACGGTAAAAAAACGCTGGAGGCCCAGCTCATGGATCTGTGCGACGATATTGCTTATTCCGCGCATGATTTGGAGGATGGGATTAAGGCAGGGAAAATTGAGGTGCACGAGCATTTCTTATATGACCCATATTTAATTCGTCTGATCACGGAAAAAATCACTACGTTGGAGGATAGCTTCTGGCAAGGCTGGCAACTGGCTGAGATTGAGCAGAAGGTCGCAGCGGTACTAAGCGAATTTTTGAAGGTGTGGAATGGGAAGATGCCGATATGTGAACACGATTATTCTCGCACTCGCCGGGAGGTCAAAGCATACTGGGTCAGCCTATTTGTCAGCAGCTTAGGTGTAATTGATGATGGAAACTGGAAAAAGGTAACCTTCGTACGGGATGGAAGCGAGGATTTGGATATGCTGCGCACGGTGAGTGTATTAAAAAGCTTTGCTTGGGTCACCATGATCCGCGATCTGCGCGTACAGCGTCTGCAAAAACGCAGTGAATGGATGCTTAGACGGTTATGGTTGGCTTTTCTGGACCCCGAAACATCCAAGTCCATTATTCCGACCGATTGGCTCCAGCGCTACGAGCGAGACCAGGCCAAGGCCAAACCAATCTGGACATGGGAGCATATGGTCATTGACTATATTGCAGGCATGACTGATGCTTTTGCTGAAAAAATTTATAATGAGTTATATGGCCTGAAGGTAGGTTCCATTTATGACCTGGACTAA
- the nikC gene encoding nickel transporter permease: MSQFSIEPNNIPTTRNTLAHLPVVSGPWRDAWRAFRHNKMAFVGLSIIIFFVIIALIAPWIAPFDYKEQNLVSRLQPPSAEHWFGTDDLGRDLLTRTLYGARISLWVGFLSVIGSMIVGTALGLIAGFYGKWADMIISRLFDILLAFPGILLAIAIVAILGPSLENALYAIAIVNVPTYGRLVRSKVLSVKTEEYITSARALGANNRRIILRYILPNSLTPIIVQGTLGIGTAIIEAAALGFLGLGAQPPEPEWGKMLSDSRQYIQNAPWTVIFPGISIMLTVLGFNLMGDGLRDVLDPRAKR; encoded by the coding sequence ATGTCACAATTTTCAATCGAACCCAATAACATACCGACAACACGCAATACATTGGCGCATTTGCCTGTGGTGTCGGGCCCTTGGAGAGACGCGTGGAGAGCGTTCCGTCACAATAAAATGGCGTTCGTCGGTCTCAGCATTATTATCTTCTTTGTCATCATTGCTTTGATCGCGCCCTGGATTGCTCCTTTTGACTATAAAGAGCAAAATTTGGTGAGCCGCTTGCAGCCTCCTTCCGCAGAACATTGGTTCGGTACCGATGATCTTGGCCGAGATTTGCTGACTCGTACGCTGTATGGCGCCAGAATCTCGTTATGGGTCGGTTTCTTGTCCGTTATTGGTTCCATGATTGTAGGAACTGCCTTAGGATTAATTGCTGGATTTTATGGAAAATGGGCTGATATGATCATCTCACGCCTATTCGACATTTTACTGGCATTTCCGGGGATTTTGCTGGCAATTGCTATTGTGGCCATTCTGGGGCCTTCGTTGGAAAATGCGTTATACGCCATTGCCATTGTCAATGTGCCAACGTATGGACGATTGGTTCGCTCCAAGGTGCTGAGTGTCAAAACGGAGGAGTATATTACGTCTGCCAGAGCGCTTGGAGCTAATAATCGGCGAATCATACTCCGTTATATTTTGCCTAATAGCCTGACGCCGATCATCGTACAAGGAACATTGGGGATCGGAACGGCTATTATTGAAGCAGCAGCGCTCGGATTTCTGGGCTTGGGTGCACAACCTCCTGAGCCCGAGTGGGGCAAAATGCTGTCCGATTCGCGGCAATATATCCAAAATGCGCCGTGGACAGTTATTTTTCCGGGGATATCTATCATGCTGACCGTATTGGGCTTTAATCTGATGGGTGATGGCCTGCGGGATGTTTTGGACCCAAGAGCGAAGCGTTAG
- a CDS encoding ABC transporter permease, giving the protein MNSYIVKRLAILIPVLLGMTLIVFSIIHAIPGDPAETILGDKATEQSKQALREQLGLNKPWLQQYGTYLSELARGDLGDSIRTRQPIAREMVPYLAATLELTVASMFFAVVVGMNAGIVSAWKRNSWFDYVSMVIALVGVSMPIFWLGLMEQWIFANKLHWLPSIGRMNSRDPVEAVTHLAVIDAVIGGRMDQVWTVIKHLILPSIALGTIPMAVIARITRSSMLEVMDEDYIRTARAKGLASFQVVYKHALKNAAIPVLTVIGLQTGSLLGGAVLTETIFAWPGIGRYIFEAISSRDYPVIQSGILIIAFLFVIINLIVDLLYAVLDRRIRYQ; this is encoded by the coding sequence ATGAACTCATATATTGTAAAAAGGCTGGCCATATTGATTCCCGTATTGCTGGGGATGACGCTTATCGTGTTTTCGATTATTCATGCTATTCCTGGTGATCCGGCGGAAACGATATTGGGGGACAAGGCCACGGAGCAGTCCAAACAGGCGCTGCGTGAGCAATTAGGGCTGAATAAGCCGTGGTTACAGCAATATGGGACCTATCTAAGTGAGCTGGCACGAGGGGACTTGGGCGATTCGATTCGCACCCGGCAGCCGATTGCCCGGGAAATGGTCCCTTATCTGGCGGCTACGCTAGAGTTGACGGTAGCAAGCATGTTTTTTGCCGTTGTCGTGGGTATGAATGCAGGCATCGTAAGTGCCTGGAAGCGTAACTCTTGGTTTGACTATGTCAGCATGGTCATTGCCCTGGTCGGAGTATCGATGCCGATTTTTTGGCTGGGCTTGATGGAGCAGTGGATCTTTGCTAATAAGCTGCATTGGCTCCCTTCCATTGGACGTATGAATTCTCGTGATCCGGTGGAAGCTGTGACACATTTAGCCGTGATTGATGCGGTCATAGGTGGACGTATGGATCAGGTATGGACCGTCATCAAGCATTTGATCCTGCCCAGTATCGCACTGGGAACGATTCCAATGGCGGTCATAGCGCGTATTACCCGTTCCAGCATGCTGGAGGTGATGGATGAGGACTATATCCGCACGGCTCGGGCGAAGGGGCTGGCATCTTTTCAAGTCGTATACAAACATGCGCTTAAAAATGCTGCGATCCCTGTGCTTACTGTCATCGGTCTTCAGACCGGATCGTTACTGGGAGGCGCCGTACTGACAGAGACCATATTTGCCTGGCCCGGCATCGGACGGTACATTTTTGAAGCGATCAGCTCGCGTGACTATCCGGTTATACAAAGCGGAATTCTAATCATTGCGTTCCTGTTCGTCATCATTAATCTGATTGTCGATTTGCTGTACGCTGTTCTCGACCGGCGTATTCGTTATCAGTAA
- a CDS encoding ABC transporter substrate-binding protein, whose protein sequence is MSKKYVKHKIWTVLLVLALGTVLVLSGCGGSGEGAKPEAGQPPGGAGEGAQDTLIYGRGGDSVALDPAIVTESESLKIGIQVFDTLLEYKESTTEIQPGLAESWEVSPDGLVYTFKLRQGVKFHDGSDFNAEAVAFNFDRWVDPKSPYKFEGDSFDYYDSMFGPDGSRVIKEVKAVDANTVQFTLNKPQAPFLQNIAMPSFSIASPKAIKEKKADFKNNPVGTGPFVFKEWKRNDTITLEKNPTYWKEGQPKLAKVIVRSIPDNTARFNALQNGEIDLMEDLNPDDAKQLEGNSELVKIERPSFNVAYIGFNLKKKTFSNPKVRQALNHAVNKQAIIDALFAGEAKPAVNPMPPTLWGYDESIQDYTYDLNKAKSLLAEAGFPNGLPEPLTFYAMPVSRPYMPDGKKVAEAIQADFEKIGVKVNIQSPEWATYLDDLKAGEKDDLYMLGWNGDNGDPDNFLYTLLDKDTIPGNNRSFYVNEELHKILVKAQVEVDQDKRAELYKQAQVIIKQDAPWIPLVHSTPLMAGKVNLKGFVPCPAGIEAYGNIYFE, encoded by the coding sequence ATGAGCAAAAAGTACGTAAAACACAAGATCTGGACCGTACTGCTGGTACTTGCGCTAGGAACGGTTTTGGTGCTTTCCGGTTGTGGGGGATCAGGTGAAGGAGCAAAACCAGAAGCAGGACAACCGCCAGGTGGAGCGGGAGAAGGCGCGCAAGACACGTTGATCTATGGGCGTGGCGGAGATTCCGTGGCATTAGATCCTGCCATTGTGACTGAAAGCGAGTCGTTAAAAATCGGAATACAGGTGTTCGATACACTACTGGAATACAAGGAAAGTACCACGGAGATTCAGCCTGGGCTCGCAGAGAGCTGGGAAGTATCACCGGACGGACTTGTCTATACGTTCAAGCTGCGTCAGGGCGTAAAATTCCATGACGGAAGTGACTTTAACGCAGAAGCAGTTGCATTTAACTTTGACCGCTGGGTTGATCCAAAAAGTCCATACAAATTTGAGGGTGACTCGTTTGACTATTATGATTCTATGTTTGGGCCTGATGGAAGCAGAGTGATTAAGGAGGTTAAAGCGGTGGATGCGAATACCGTCCAGTTTACACTGAACAAGCCGCAGGCTCCTTTTTTACAAAATATCGCTATGCCATCCTTTAGTATTGCAAGTCCCAAGGCTATTAAGGAGAAAAAGGCTGATTTTAAAAATAATCCGGTCGGCACAGGGCCGTTTGTATTTAAGGAATGGAAACGTAACGATACGATCACCTTGGAAAAGAATCCTACTTATTGGAAAGAAGGACAGCCAAAGCTAGCTAAGGTCATCGTTCGTTCCATTCCAGACAACACTGCGCGATTTAATGCTCTGCAAAACGGGGAAATTGACCTGATGGAAGATTTGAATCCGGATGATGCGAAGCAGTTAGAAGGTAACAGCGAGTTGGTAAAAATCGAACGTCCCTCCTTTAATGTGGCATACATTGGATTTAATTTAAAGAAAAAGACATTTAGTAATCCCAAGGTACGGCAAGCACTGAATCACGCAGTGAACAAACAGGCCATTATTGATGCATTGTTTGCGGGCGAGGCCAAGCCTGCGGTCAATCCGATGCCGCCTACGTTATGGGGATACGATGAAAGCATTCAGGACTACACTTATGATCTAAATAAGGCTAAATCTTTGCTAGCGGAAGCGGGTTTTCCTAACGGACTTCCAGAGCCGTTAACCTTCTATGCAATGCCTGTATCTCGCCCATACATGCCTGACGGCAAAAAGGTAGCAGAGGCCATTCAAGCTGATTTTGAAAAAATAGGAGTCAAAGTCAACATTCAATCTCCAGAATGGGCTACGTATCTGGATGATCTTAAAGCCGGAGAGAAGGATGATCTGTACATGTTGGGATGGAATGGGGATAATGGCGACCCGGATAATTTCCTTTACACATTGCTGGACAAGGACACGATCCCAGGCAATAACCGCAGTTTTTATGTGAATGAGGAACTTCACAAAATACTGGTAAAGGCGCAGGTTGAGGTTGATCAAGATAAGCGTGCGGAATTGTATAAACAAGCACAAGTCATTATTAAACAGGATGCACCTTGGATTCCCTTGGTTCACAGCACACCGTTGATGGCAGGCAAAGTCAATCTTAAGGGTTTTGTACCTTGTCCGGCAGGTATTGAAGCGTACGGTAATATTTATTTTGAATAG
- a CDS encoding non-ribosomal peptide synthetase, with amino-acid sequence MHYEGYETSSAQKRLYLIDDLLGPNIIYNMPSIRMIKGPLKQERLYRAWCRLTERHEGLRTSFLQKDGEVLQLVHESIDVSIPYREHSGQSTDKLVNEFIRPFSLHEVPLWRAELVPLADEELLFLFDIHHIIADAVTINIIFEELMALYHGQELAPLEFQYVDYTIWQNDQLSDIHIQKQGEFWLNQFTEDVPLLSLPTDGKGLRSDYSGGVVPFSIKADTAHSLRALCLQHNVTLYMVLLAAYSILLSKYAGQEDLVIGTPVAGRTHSEFEGIVGMFVNTLALRQKPLGSKQFSAFLEEVADRTFAAFDHQDYPFDMLVEQVNPERISGRNPLFDACFVLENVPQPLVPATEVTFSPYSFEHKISKFDITLYAYEMQEGIGLELEYRKALFKEESASRMLRHFARIVEIIGEQPDIRIEDIDMVTEEERTVLLHTFNQTSSKNAYEKKLHGVPIHRLFEQQVIRTPDHPAVNWKEKQLTYEELNERANQLARVLRQKGVQAEDVVGILATPALEMIVGILAILKAGAAYLPIDPLYPDERIQYLLQDSQAKICLLPTASTRRFPQAETLLLTDPSLYTGESCNLEDNNQACNVMYIIYTSGSTGQPKGVMIEHQSFARLVLEPGPLKITPEDRILQTCSLAFDVSVYELWGTLLSGATLYLIEKEELLSADILGMRMAQYQITMAWFTAPLLNQLIDDKPSIFTGLRLIMTGGDALSPQHMKLLRAAQPDLTIVNAYGPSENTIFTSFHTIQEDYDHNVPIGKPVANTQVYILNASNQLQPIGVPGELCIGGEGLARGYLDREELTAAKFVTHPWLPEERMYRSGDCARWLADGTLEFLGRMDHQVKIRGFRIETGEIEARLAHIEGIQEAVVLVRQHNDGIKYLCAYFVSDVEMSQAEVRLELATYLPDYMIPACLIRLPRLPLNVNGKVDRNALPEPDLEALRENEYVPPCNELEQELVRIWSMVLPSNLPMDRIGVMDNFFTLGGSSLKATKLVSLVLRELGIDLPLTKLFTYPTIRQLADALKGRAKSEFPARADTLVLLKPGISQDKHLFFIHDGSLDVSCYMELVNELTATWNYWGIKMDASILAGNKTAGMKEAAHRYVDQIKSIQEKGPYYVAGWSMGGTIAFEMTRQLEEREERVELLTILDTLPPLKYGKEDHWDRHIQELERMDETLDLSLWKRAFPASVLPLLPEFHELGRNELLERFKSVNHWVKMQHVYQPDRVVTAPVCLFISEHTWELGYKGWEMYCRGEMYTHKVPGDHFSIVKGAQAVSVGLVLNTFLR; translated from the coding sequence ATGCATTATGAAGGATATGAAACATCTTCGGCGCAAAAGCGGCTATATCTGATAGATGATCTTCTCGGACCTAACATCATCTATAACATGCCCAGCATTCGAATGATTAAAGGCCCGCTGAAGCAGGAGCGATTGTACAGGGCATGGTGTAGGCTGACAGAACGTCATGAGGGCTTGCGAACATCGTTCCTACAAAAGGACGGTGAGGTTTTGCAACTCGTCCATGAATCCATTGACGTATCCATCCCTTATAGAGAACATTCGGGTCAGAGTACGGATAAGCTTGTTAACGAGTTTATCCGTCCATTCAGCCTGCATGAAGTCCCTCTATGGCGGGCTGAGCTAGTACCCTTGGCTGATGAGGAGCTCCTGTTCCTGTTTGATATCCACCATATCATTGCAGACGCGGTAACCATCAACATTATATTTGAAGAGCTGATGGCTCTGTATCACGGGCAGGAGCTTGCTCCATTGGAGTTTCAGTATGTTGATTATACGATCTGGCAAAACGATCAATTAAGCGACATTCATATTCAGAAGCAGGGTGAATTTTGGTTGAACCAATTTACAGAAGATGTCCCGCTGCTGTCGTTGCCTACGGATGGAAAAGGGCTAAGATCCGATTACAGCGGCGGGGTTGTACCGTTTTCTATTAAAGCTGATACAGCTCACTCCTTGCGGGCATTATGCTTGCAGCACAATGTTACGTTGTATATGGTTCTACTCGCCGCATACAGCATCCTTCTATCCAAATATGCCGGGCAGGAGGATCTGGTCATCGGAACACCTGTCGCTGGAAGAACTCATTCAGAGTTTGAAGGGATTGTGGGCATGTTCGTGAACACGCTCGCCTTGCGCCAGAAGCCGCTGGGAAGCAAGCAGTTCTCTGCTTTTCTGGAAGAAGTGGCAGACCGAACCTTCGCTGCTTTTGATCATCAGGACTATCCCTTTGATATGCTGGTGGAGCAGGTCAATCCTGAACGAATCAGCGGCCGCAATCCCTTATTTGATGCATGCTTTGTATTGGAAAATGTACCGCAGCCTCTCGTGCCTGCAACAGAGGTCACGTTTTCTCCTTATAGCTTTGAGCATAAAATCTCAAAATTTGATATCACCTTGTATGCATACGAAATGCAGGAGGGTATAGGGCTGGAATTGGAATATCGCAAAGCGTTGTTTAAGGAGGAAAGCGCCAGCCGCATGCTGCGGCATTTTGCCAGAATTGTCGAGATCATTGGCGAACAACCCGATATTCGGATTGAAGATATTGATATGGTTACAGAAGAGGAACGCACTGTTCTCCTTCATACTTTTAATCAGACCAGCAGCAAAAATGCATATGAAAAAAAATTGCATGGAGTACCCATCCATCGTCTATTCGAACAGCAAGTGATACGGACGCCTGACCATCCAGCTGTGAACTGGAAAGAAAAGCAACTGACGTATGAGGAATTAAATGAACGTGCTAATCAATTAGCTCGGGTTTTACGGCAAAAGGGGGTTCAGGCTGAGGATGTAGTTGGAATTTTAGCTACGCCTGCGCTGGAAATGATTGTCGGTATATTGGCTATTTTGAAGGCGGGGGCTGCTTATTTGCCGATTGATCCGCTCTACCCGGATGAACGAATTCAATACCTTTTACAGGATAGCCAGGCGAAAATATGCCTTCTACCAACTGCCAGCACCAGACGTTTTCCTCAGGCGGAAACGCTGCTGCTCACAGACCCGAGTCTATATACGGGAGAGTCCTGTAATCTGGAGGACAATAATCAGGCGTGCAATGTGATGTACATTATTTATACTTCAGGGTCAACAGGACAACCGAAAGGCGTAATGATTGAACATCAATCCTTTGCCCGCCTGGTACTGGAGCCGGGACCGCTGAAGATTACGCCAGAGGATCGAATATTGCAGACGTGTTCCCTGGCCTTTGATGTGTCGGTTTATGAATTGTGGGGAACGCTGCTGAGTGGAGCAACCTTGTATCTCATTGAAAAAGAAGAGCTTTTATCTGCCGACATACTCGGAATGAGGATGGCACAGTATCAAATCACCATGGCATGGTTTACGGCCCCGCTTCTAAATCAGTTGATTGATGACAAACCATCCATCTTCACTGGACTTCGTCTGATCATGACTGGAGGAGATGCCCTGTCTCCACAGCATATGAAGCTCCTTCGCGCCGCACAGCCGGATTTAACGATTGTGAATGCGTACGGTCCTTCGGAGAATACAATTTTTACGTCGTTTCATACGATTCAAGAAGACTATGACCATAACGTGCCGATTGGCAAGCCTGTCGCCAACACGCAGGTCTATATCTTGAACGCGTCCAATCAACTACAGCCCATTGGTGTGCCGGGTGAGCTGTGTATTGGCGGTGAAGGGCTAGCGCGTGGCTATTTGGATCGTGAGGAATTAACGGCAGCCAAATTTGTTACGCATCCGTGGTTGCCGGAAGAGCGAATGTACCGTTCCGGAGATTGCGCTCGATGGTTGGCTGATGGAACGCTTGAATTTTTGGGTCGCATGGATCACCAGGTCAAAATTCGGGGCTTCCGTATTGAAACTGGCGAGATTGAGGCTCGGCTTGCTCACATCGAGGGGATTCAGGAAGCAGTCGTTCTTGTTCGCCAACACAACGATGGGATCAAATATCTCTGTGCTTACTTTGTCTCCGATGTAGAAATGTCACAGGCGGAAGTTCGACTGGAGCTCGCTACGTATTTGCCGGATTACATGATTCCTGCCTGTTTGATTCGGCTTCCTCGTTTGCCGCTGAACGTGAATGGCAAAGTGGATCGGAACGCTCTGCCGGAGCCTGATCTTGAAGCACTGCGGGAAAATGAATATGTCCCTCCTTGTAACGAACTGGAACAGGAGCTGGTTCGCATCTGGTCGATGGTTCTGCCCTCGAACCTACCCATGGATCGCATCGGGGTAATGGACAATTTTTTCACCCTGGGAGGGAGCTCACTCAAGGCTACCAAGCTGGTTTCATTGGTTTTGCGTGAGCTGGGAATCGACCTGCCGCTTACCAAATTATTTACTTACCCTACCATTCGCCAACTGGCAGATGCATTGAAGGGAAGGGCGAAAAGTGAGTTTCCGGCCAGAGCAGATACGCTAGTCCTTTTAAAGCCAGGTATATCGCAGGATAAGCACCTTTTTTTCATTCATGATGGGAGCTTGGATGTCAGTTGCTACATGGAATTGGTAAACGAACTTACGGCTACATGGAATTATTGGGGCATAAAAATGGATGCTTCGATTCTTGCTGGAAATAAAACAGCTGGAATGAAAGAAGCCGCACATCGGTATGTAGATCAAATCAAAAGTATTCAAGAGAAAGGTCCCTATTATGTTGCCGGGTGGAGTATGGGGGGAACGATTGCTTTTGAAATGACCCGCCAATTGGAAGAGCGGGAAGAACGTGTTGAACTCTTGACGATTCTGGACACACTGCCGCCTTTGAAGTATGGCAAGGAAGATCATTGGGACCGTCATATTCAAGAGCTGGAAAGAATGGACGAGACTTTGGATTTATCGCTGTGGAAGCGAGCATTTCCAGCCAGTGTACTGCCCTTGCTGCCTGAATTCCATGAGTTGGGACGGAATGAATTACTAGAACGCTTTAAAAGCGTAAATCATTGGGTAAAAATGCAGCACGTTTACCAGCCAGATCGAGTTGTAACAGCCCCTGTATGTTTGTTTATTTCAGAACATACCTGGGAATTAGGATATAAAGGATGGGAAATGTATTGTAGGGGGGAAATGTATACCCATAAAGTGCCTGGCGATCATTTTTCCATCGTAAAAGGCGCTCAAGCCGTATCTGTAGGTTTGGTACTGAATACATTTTTGAGGTAA